In the Bacillus sp. FJAT-42376 genome, GCCGAGCCCCTCCGCTGTTGTCCCTTCTCTCGGGTATTCATCCGTATCAAAAACGATCGGATCTCGCTTGCGCTGCGGAATGCTGACGGACACGATTTCGTCTTTAAACGTTCCTTCCTTCACCGCGCGGATGGCTTTTGCCTGGCTGTCTGCCGCAAACTGATCCTGCTCTTCCCTTGAAATCCTGTATTTTTCAGCCAGATTTTCGGCTGTAACTCCCATATGATAATCATTAAATACACAGGTCAGCCCGTCGGAGGTCATACTGTCCACCAGATTTTGATCCCCCATACGAAATCCTTCCCGTGCCCCTTTTATTAAATAAGGCGCCTGGCTCATGTTTTCCATTCCGCCTGCTACAATGACGTCCGCTTCCCCTGCTGCAATAGCCTGAAAGGCAAGGTGGACCGCTTTCAATCCTGATCCGCATACTTTATTAATCGTCATGGAAGGAATTTCCTCAGACAGGCCTGCTTTCATTGCTGCCTGCCGGGCAGGGTTTTGGCCGATTCCTGCCTGAAGCACATTCCCCATGATGACTTCGTCCACATGCTCGCCTGAAATTCCCGCTCTCGCCAAAGCATCCTTAATAACAATGCCTCCCAGTTCGGGTGCTGAGACATTTTTAAGTGCTCCCCCAAAGCTCCCTACTGCGGTTCGTACTGCGCTTACAATGACAATTTCTTTTGCATTCACTGTTCCCATCCCCTTTAGAAAAAATTCCAATACTCTGAAAATAGCATTTGCATTCTTCCTTATTTTCCTACTAAAATAACAATATGTAAACCCTTACATTATGAAAGAAGGCGGATGTATTGAGATTCCCGATAAAAGCAGACCTCATTGAGGTGGGGCCAAGAGACGGTCTTCAAAATGAAAAAAATGTGATACCTTCCAGTCAAAAAATCCAGTTCATCAAGGATTTGTCACAGGCCGGATTTAAAGAAATGGAAATCACTTCGTTCGTATCGCCCAAATGGGTGCCCCAAATGGAAGATGCAGCCGAAATCGTAAAGCATGGTGCACCATCCGTAAGGAACATCGTGCTGACTCCTAACGAAAAGGGTCTGGAAAAAGCCATTGAAAACGAATGCAGCGCTGTCGCCTTCTTCGTCGGTGTGAGCAGCACCTTTAATCAAAAAAACATTAACCGCACGACCGAAGAAAGCATGCGATCCCTCCTTCCCTTAATCGAAAAGGCAAAAAACCGCGGGCTTTTTATACGCGCATGCATTTCGACTTCCTTTTACTGCCCGTACGAAGGAAAAATCGAAGAAGAACCAGTTCTTGATTTGTGCAGGCAATTTGCCGATGCCGGAGTGGATGACTTGAGCGTCGCTGACACAATTGGAATGGCTCATCCCCAAGAGGTTTACTCCCTTTTTTCCCGCTTAAAAGAGCAATTTCCGGAAATTCTGCTCACTGCGCATTTTCATGACACACGGGGGCTTGGACTCGCGAATATTCTGGCTGCGCTTCAGGCAGGGATTGACCGTTTCGATACATCAGCAGGCGGTCTTGGCGGATGCCCGTTTGCGCCGGGCGCGAGCGGCAATGTAGCGACGGAAGATGTCCTTTACATGCTTCAGGAAATGAAGATTGAGACAGGAATCTCTCTTGATAAGGTTCTCGCGGCGGTGCATAAAATGGAGCCGTTTCTGGATAAAAAAATTTCCAGCAAGCAATATTTTCTATGGAAAGAAAAAATGGCGGCACAGGCATAATAAATCCGGACATCTGAATGGCAGATGTCCGGATTTTTTTTGCAGCACATCGGGCAAGCATTTTCATTTCCTTCGTCCCCATAAACCGATAAAATATGACAAAAACCTTCTTAGGGGGATCAGCCAGTGAAAAAGCTTGCCATCGGAGTTGGCGCAGCCCTCTCTTATACTCTTTCTGTCGGATTCTTTTTCACCCAGATGATGATGTATTCCAAAAAGAAAACAAATGAAGAAATACTCGAAAAAGAGCGGCTTTACGGCCATTTTGACCAAAAGGATTATGACAGTCTTGAGAAAAGAAACGTCTCCATTCCTTCTGAATTCGGATACTCCCTGAGCGGGCAGCTGATTGCCCCATTTAAAGAGAAAAAGTTTGTCATCGTCTCCCATGGAGTGACAATGAATCGCTATAATTCTCTTAAGTATATGAACCTTTTTCTCTCATTGGGCTATAACGTTCTGATTTACGATCATCGGCGCCACGGCGATTCCGGAGGCAAAACGACAAGCTTCGGATACTATGAGAAGTTTGATTTGCGCTCTGCCGTAACCTGGTTAAAACAGAGGTATGGAGAAGACATCCTTCTCGGGAT is a window encoding:
- a CDS encoding acetyl-CoA C-acetyltransferase, which translates into the protein MNAKEIVIVSAVRTAVGSFGGALKNVSAPELGGIVIKDALARAGISGEHVDEVIMGNVLQAGIGQNPARQAAMKAGLSEEIPSMTINKVCGSGLKAVHLAFQAIAAGEADVIVAGGMENMSQAPYLIKGAREGFRMGDQNLVDSMTSDGLTCVFNDYHMGVTAENLAEKYRISREEQDQFAADSQAKAIRAVKEGTFKDEIVSVSIPQRKRDPIVFDTDEYPREGTTAEGLGKLRPAFKKDGSVTAGNASGINDGAAAVVVMSREKAEELGVKPLVKILANGNAGVDPSIMGIGPVKAVKKALERAGMELSEIELIEANEAFAAQTLAVDKELHFNTEILNVNGGAIALGHPIGASGTRILVTLIHEMKRRGSKKGLATLCIGGGQGVATIVENVN
- a CDS encoding hydroxymethylglutaryl-CoA lyase — its product is MRFPIKADLIEVGPRDGLQNEKNVIPSSQKIQFIKDLSQAGFKEMEITSFVSPKWVPQMEDAAEIVKHGAPSVRNIVLTPNEKGLEKAIENECSAVAFFVGVSSTFNQKNINRTTEESMRSLLPLIEKAKNRGLFIRACISTSFYCPYEGKIEEEPVLDLCRQFADAGVDDLSVADTIGMAHPQEVYSLFSRLKEQFPEILLTAHFHDTRGLGLANILAALQAGIDRFDTSAGGLGGCPFAPGASGNVATEDVLYMLQEMKIETGISLDKVLAAVHKMEPFLDKKISSKQYFLWKEKMAAQA
- a CDS encoding alpha/beta hydrolase; protein product: MKKLAIGVGAALSYTLSVGFFFTQMMMYSKKKTNEEILEKERLYGHFDQKDYDSLEKRNVSIPSEFGYSLSGQLIAPFKEKKFVIVSHGVTMNRYNSLKYMNLFLSLGYNVLIYDHRRHGDSGGKTTSFGYYEKFDLRSAVTWLKQRYGEDILLGIHGESMGAASMLLYAGILEDAADFYIADCPFEDLEELLLFRLQSEISIPKWLVMPIARLFLKWRDGYRMQEVSPIKIISRIQKPVLFIHGKKDGTIPVSSSIHLYEHKSGSKGIYIADNADHAMSFTHNREEYKQQIIAFLEKIGIDGKG